The genomic region GTCGTCGCCGAGCTTCCGCCGCAGCTCCTTGACGTGCGCATCCACCACGCGGGCGTCGCCGAAGTAATCAGTCCCCCAGACGCGCTGCAGGAGGGACTCTCGCGTAAGCACGTGGCCCGAATCGCGCGCTAGCGCGTAGAGCAGGTCGAATTCGAGCGCGGTGAGCGTCACCGGCTGCCCGTCCTTCGTGACCTCCCGCCTCCCCGGATCGACCCGCACCCGCCGAAATGTCTGGACCGGCTGCTGGCCGTCTGCGGCGCGGCTCCGGCGGAGGACGGCACGGACGCGGGCGACCAGCTCGCGGGGGCTGAACGGCTTGGTCACGTAGTCATCGGCACCCACGGAGAGTCCCACGATCCGATCGGTCTCCTCGGTCCGCGCGGTCAGCAGAATCACGTAGATCGCGGACTCGGCCCGCAGCTGTCTCAGCACCTCAAGTCCGTCCACGCCGGGGAGGTTGAGGTCCAGCACGACGAGGTCCGGCCGAAACGCCCTGGCCTTCGCCAACGCGTCGGACCCGGTCATGGCGATGTCGACCTGGAACCCGTCGTTCCGCAGATAGGACCCGACCAGGTCGACGATGCTTTCCTCGTCGTCGACCACCAACACGCGAGGGCCGGCCACCCGGCTCTCCCCGATCGACGCGACGCTCACGGATGCCATCCGGGGCGATACCACGGTGCCATCCACGGACCGTGCATTCCCCAGGGCCCCGCCATCGTCAGCAGCACGAGCGCGACCAGGATCAGCGCGATCAGCAGTGCACCCCACGGCCCTGGCCACGCTCGCGGCGGCGCAAGTTGCTGGCGTATCTGCCGATACTGCTCCTGGGTCAATTCCCCCCGAGCGTAACGAAGGTCCAGTGTTTCGCGGGCCGAGGAAGAGTGCTGGGCAGTGGAGGGGAAGAGCCAGGACGCCACCCAGATCGCCAGCACGACGACGCCGGCCCAGAAGATCAGCATCCACATCCCCATCCAACCCCACATCGCGTTACCTCTCTCCTGATACGTCGAGCGTGGACGGCTACGTCACATACGTATGGCGTCGACTCTCTCCCGTCCTTCGGCCGTCGATGCAGGCTTACGTGAAAAACTGGTTGCCACTCGCCTCGTTCGATGGATCCAGCGGGGCGGGCCTGCGCCCGCCCCACTGCTGGTCATCCCGTTACCGCGGAAAGCCGGGCGGGAACGGCCCGCCGGACCCCCAGCCGAAGGGATGCCGGAACCCAAATCCGGGTCCCGCGCCGGGACCGAACCCAACGCCGCGACCAAACCCAACGCCGCGCGCGGGCCCAACCTGCAGCAGCCAGTTGGCCTGGTCCTGCGTGATCTTTCCCGCGCTCAGCGCCTGATCAACGGCATCGCGGCGAGCATTCACCGCGGCGGTCTGGAGATCGGCCGGCGACACGTGCTTCGCCTCAGCAATCGCCCAAATCGTCGTTCCCGACGCCACCTCCTGACGCAGGGCGTCCGGGGACATGCCCAGGGCCCTCGCCGCACCCGAGAAGGCCGCGATCTGCAGGCTGCTCACGACGTCGGCCGGGATACCGACCCCGCCAGGGCCAGCCCATGGTCCACCGGCACGCACCCCCGGCCCTCCCCAAGGACCAAACCACGGTGCCGCGGCCTGCGTCACGACCACGCCCGCCCCGAGCAACGCTAGGATAATCCCGCTGACCAGCAGGAGCTTCCTCATCGCCGTTCCCT from bacterium harbors:
- a CDS encoding response regulator transcription factor, which produces MSVASIGESRVAGPRVLVVDDEESIVDLVGSYLRNDGFQVDIAMTGSDALAKARAFRPDLVVLDLNLPGVDGLEVLRQLRAESAIYVILLTARTEETDRIVGLSVGADDYVTKPFSPRELVARVRAVLRRSRAADGQQPVQTFRRVRVDPGRREVTKDGQPVTLTALEFDLLYALARDSGHVLTRESLLQRVWGTDYFGDARVVDAHVKELRRKLGDDPNRPVFIHTVRGVGYKFADAGT
- a CDS encoding SHOCT domain-containing protein, translated to MWMLIFWAGVVVLAIWVASWLFPSTAQHSSSARETLDLRYARGELTQEQYRQIRQQLAPPRAWPGPWGALLIALILVALVLLTMAGPWGMHGPWMAPWYRPGWHP